The following are encoded together in the Zingiber officinale cultivar Zhangliang chromosome 8A, Zo_v1.1, whole genome shotgun sequence genome:
- the LOC122012231 gene encoding fasciclin-like arabinogalactan protein 15: MNCPSVGGACSRLLLCVLSAIAVAVSASTSSSSLPATPGSESSAVTLAGASNSSGQINSNSVLVALLDSHYTELAELVEKALLLPSLEAAVGSHNLTIFAPRNEALERDLDPEFKRFLLEPRNLRSLQTLLLYHVVPARIASGGWSQTRHATLAGDHLHLEDNKVGLAAVVQPDAVIRPDGVIHGIERLLVPRSVQEDFNRRRSLAAISAILPTGAPEVDPRTHRLKKPAPPVPPGAPPVLPIYDALAPGPSLAPAPAPGPGSGKHWFDGESQVKDFIQTLLLYGGYNEFADILVNLTSLATEMGRLVSEGYVLTVLAPSDDAMGRLTADQLSEPGAPEAIMYYHLIPEYQTEESMYNAVRRFGKVRYDTLRLPQKVVAREADGSVKFGSGEGSAYLFDPDIYTDGRISVQGIDAVLFPPDEEAPPATPLSPAARKAELAQVKSKSKLKAKLRRGKLLEMGCNLLGVLGQRSKFATCQ; the protein is encoded by the exons ATGAATTGCCCCTCCGTCGGTGGTGCTTGTTCTCGGTTACTGCTTTGCGTTCTCTCTGCTATCGCCGTTGCTGTCTCTGCATcgacctcctcttcttctttgccAGCAACTCCGGGATCTGAGTCCTCCGCTGTCACATTGGCCGGCGCGTCCAATTCTAGCGGGCAGATTAACTCCAATTCCGTCCTCGTCGCCCTTCTCGACTCCCACTACACTGAGCTGGCGGAGCTGGTGGAGAAGGCGCTCCTTCTCCCTTCCCTCGAGGCCGCCGTCGGAAGCCATAACCTCACCATCTTCGCCCCTCGAAACGAGGCACTCGAGCGTGACCTGGACCCCGAGTTCAAGCGCTTCCTTCTGGAGCCTCGCAATCTTCGCTCCCTGCAGACCCTGCTCCTCTACCACGTCGTCCCCGCCCGTATCGCTTCTGGAGGCTGGTCTCAGACCCGCCATGCCACTCTTGCTGGCGATCACCTTCATTTAGAGGACAATAAAGTGGGCCTTGCCGCCGTCGTGCAACCGGACGCGGTGATTCGCCCCGATGGTGTGATCCATGGAATCGAGCGGCTGCTGGTGCCTAGATCCGTGCAGGAGGACTTCAATCGTCGGCGGAGCCTCGCTGCCATTTCTGCTATACTTCCTACCGGTGCGCCAGAGGTGGACCCGCGCACCCATCGCCTAAAAAAGCCGGCGCCGCCGGTTCCGCCTGGTGCTCCACCCGTGCTTCCGATCTACGACGCTCTGGCCCCTGGCCCTTCTCTGGCACCTGCACCCGCGCCGGGGCCCGGATCTGGCAAGCATTGGTTCGACGGGGAGAGCCAGGTTAAGGACTTCATCCAGACTCTCCTCCTCTATGGAGGCTACAACGAGTTCGCAGACATCCTGGTTAACCTCACATCGCTCGCTACGGAGATGGGTCGGCTGGTGTCTGAGGGTTACGTGCTTACCGTGCTGGCGCCGAGCGACGATGCGATGGGGAGGTTGACGGCGGACCAGCTCAGCGAGCCCGGGGCACCGGAGGCCATCATGTACTACCACCTCATCCCTGAGTACCAGACGGAGGAGAGCATGTACAACGCCGTCCGACGGTTCGGAAAGGTGCGCTACGACACGCTGCGGCTGCCGCAAAAGGTGGTAGCGCGCGAGGCTGACGGCTCCGTCAAATTCGGCTCCGGTGAGGGCTCTGCCTACTTATTTGACCCCGACATCTACACCGACGGACGCATCTCCGTACAGGGTATCGACGCCGTCCTCTTTCCACCTGACGAGGAGGCGCCACCCGCCACTCCTCTCTCCCCTGCCGCCCGCAAGGCTGAGCTCGCCCaggtcaaatccaagtccaagcTCAAAGCCAAGCTCAGAAGAG GTAAATTATTAGAAATGGGATGCAATTTGCTCGGGGTGTTGGGTCAGCGCTCTAAGTTTGCCACCTGCCAATAG
- the LOC122012230 gene encoding calcium-dependent protein kinase 10-like: MGNLCVGPTTLSRSAIFQSLSSTFWRSRANQDALPTSNSKGSGEGSSTSSSSAKADTQAPRPVNIHEDEQQKPVKPAPDRSSTDRPNRPTHVKRATSIAGLQAEFVLKRQTENLKDVYSLGRKLGQGQFGTTYLCVEKATSNEFACKSILKRKLTTEEDVEDVRREIQIMHHLAGHPTVVSIKEAYEDAMAVHVVMELCAGGELFDRIIQKGHYTERKAAELARVIIGVVEACHSMGVMHRDLKPENFLFVNQMEDSPLKTIDFGLSIFFKPGERFTDVVGSPYYVAPEILKKRYGPEADIWSAGVIIYILLSGVPPFWAETEQGIFEEILHGTPDFESDPWPSISETAKDLVRRMLIRDPKRRLNAHDVLRHPWVQIDGVAPDKPLDSAVLSRLKQFCAMNKLKKMAIRVIAEQLSEDEIAGLKQMFKMIDTDNSGQITFEELKAGLERVGANLKESEIYALMQAADFDNSGTIGYREFVAATLHLNKIEKEDHLFAAFSYFDKDGSGYITQDELQKACEEFGIEDVKLEDMIKDVDQDNDGRIDYHEFVAMMHKGNVGFGKKGKQSNLGTVFGGL, encoded by the exons ATGGGGAATTTATGCGTTGGACCGACGACCCTTTCGAGAAGTGCAATCTTTCAATCACTGTCTTCTACTTTTTGGCGTAGCCGTGCAAATCAGGACGCTCTTCCAACTTCCAATAGCAAAGGCTCCGGCGAAGGTTCCTCAACCTCGTCCTCATCAGCTAAAGCGGACACCCAGGCGCCCCGACCGGTCAACATCCATGAAGATGAGCAGCAGAAGCCTGTCAAACCGGCACCCGACAGGTCGTCAACGGACCGACCCAACAGGCCCACGCATGTCAAGAGAGCCACCAGTATCGCAGGGCTTCAAGCAGAATTCGTTTTGAAGCGCCAAACTGAGAATTTGAAGGATGTTTACAGCTTAGGTAGGAAGCTCGGACAAGGACAATTTGGTACCACCTATCTCTGCGTAGAGAAGGCGACTAGCAATGAGTTTGCTTGCAAGTCCATTTTGAAGCGAAAGTTGACGACGGAGGAGGATGTGGAAGATGTTAGGAGGGAGATCCAGATAATGCATCACTTGGCCGGCCACCCCACTGTCGTTTCCATCAAGGAGGCTTATGAAGACGCAATGGCTGTTCATGTTGTCATGGAGCTATGCGCTGGGGGCGAGCTGTTTGACAGAATCATTCAGAAGGGGCACTACACAGAGAGAAAGGCGGCAGAGCTCGCGAGGGTAATCATAGGTGTTGTAGAAGCTTGCCACTCGATGGGGGTCATGCATCGTGATTTGAAGCcggaaaattttctttttgtcaACCAAATGGAGGATTCACCTCTCAAGACAATTGACTTCGGATTGTCTATTTTCTTCAAACCAG GAGAGAGATTCACTGATGTGGTCGGCAGCCCTTATTATGTTGCTCCTGAAATCCTAAAAAAACGTTATGGTCCTGAGGCAGATATTTGGAGTGCTGGGGTTATCATTTATATTCTTCTTAGTGGTGTTCCTCCATTTTGGGCTG AAACCGAACAAGGTATATTTGAAGAGATTTTACATGGTACTCCTGATTTTGAGTCAGACCCATGGCCAAGCATCTCCGAAACCGCCAAAGATCTTGTAAGAAGAATGCTTATTAGGGACCCCAAGAGGCGGTtaaatgctcatgatgttttgC GTCATCCATGGGTTCAGATAGATGGAGTGGCTCCTGATAAGCCTCTGGACTCTGCTGTCCTATCTCGGTTGAAGCAATTCTGTGCAATGAACAAGCTGAAAAAGATGGCTATAAGA GTAATTGCTGAACAACTTTCGGAGGATGAAATTGCTGGCCTAAAGCAAATGTTTAAGATGATAGACACAGACAATAGTGGACAAATAACATTTGAAGAACTCAAGGCTGGTCTAGAGAGAGTTGGTGCTAATCTAAAGGAGTCCGAGATTTATGCACTTATGCAGGCG GCAGATTTTGATAATAGTGGCACTATCGGCTACCGTGAGTTTGTCGCTGCCACTTTGCACCTAAACAAGATAGAGAAGGAGGACCATTTGTTTGCTGCCTTCTCCTATTTCGACAAAGATGGGAGTGGTTACATAACTCAAGATGAGCTACAAAAAGCTTGTGAAGAGTTTGGTATAGAAGATGTCAAGCTAGAGGATATGATCAAAGACGTCGATCAAGATAAT GATGGACGCATAGATTACCACGAATTTGTAGCAATGATGCATAAAGGAAATGTTGGATTCGGCAAGAAAGGGAAGCAATCTAATTTAGGCACTGTTTTTGGGGGGCTTTAA